AGCGCTCGTTGCCGGCGCTGCGCGACCAGGTCGGGGCGGCGTTGGCCGGCGCCCGGATCTCCGGCTGGGACGGGCTCTGCGCCGAGCAACGCAAGTACCTCGACGACTTCTGGGACCACTCCGACGTACGGGTCGACGGGGACCCGGAGATCCAGCAGGCGGTCCGCTTCGGCCTGTTCCACGTGCTGCAGGCCGGGGCCCGCGCCGAGCAGCGGCCGATCGCGGCCAAGGGTCTGACCGGTCCCGGGTACGACGGGCACGCGTTCTGGGACACCGAGATGTTCGTGCTGCCGGTGCTGACCTACACCCAGCCGGCGGCGGTCGCCTCGGTGCTGCGCTGGCGGCACTCGACCCTGGACCAGGCGCGGGAACGGGCCCGGATGCTCGGGCTCAACGGGGCGGCCTTCCCGTGGCGCACCATCCGGGGGCAGGAGTGTTCGGCGTACTGGCCGGCCGGCACCGCCGCCTTCCACGTCGCGGCGGACATCGCCGACGCGGTCCGGCGCTACGTGCAGGCAACCGGAGACGCCGAGTTCGAACGCGAGATCGGTCTCGAACTGCTGGTCGAGACGGCCCGGCTGTGGCGTTCGCTCGGGCACCACGACCGGCACGGGCGGTTCCACATCGACGGGGTGACCGGGCCGGACGAGTACACCGCGGTCGTGGACGACAACATCTACACCAATCTGATGGCGCAGCGGAACCTGCTGTCGGCGGCCGACTGCGCACTGCGGTACGCCGACCGGGCCTGGGTGCTCGGCGTCGACGACGAGGAGACTGCCGCCTGGCGGGACGCGGCGCTGTCGATGCACATTCCGTACGACGACGAACTCGGGGTGCATCCGCAGTCGGCCGGGTTCACCCGGCATCAGGAGTGGGATTTCCAGGGCACCCCGCAGGACCACTATCCGCTGCTGCTGCACTATCCGTACTTCGATCTCTACCGCAAGCAGGTGGTCAAGCAGGCCGACCTGGCGTTGGCGATGCACTGGCGGGGGGACGCCTTCACCGACGAGGAGAAGGTCCGCAACTTCGCCTACTACGAGCGCCGTACGGTTCGTGACTCGTCGCTGTCGGCGTGCACCCAGTCGGTGATCGCCGCCGAGACGGGACATCTCGAACTCGCCCACGACTACATGGGCGAGGCGGCGTTGATGGACCTGCACGACATCAACCGCAACACCCGGGACGGCATCCACGTCGCGGCGCTCGCCGGGGCGTGGATCGCCTTGGTGGCCGGGTTCGGCGGGATGCGGGACCACACCGGTGAACTCTCCTTCGCACCCCGGTTGCCGCAACGGATCAACCGGCTGGAGTTCGCCATGATGTGGCGGGGGATGCGGTTGCGGGTGTCCGTCCAGCGCGACGAGGTCACGTACTCGTTGCGCGACGGCGACCCGAACGCCAGCATCGACCTGACCCACCACGGCGAGCCGATCACCGTCGCCGCCGACAAGCCGGTGACCAAGACGATCCCGACCGCTGGTCCGTCCGGGCCGCCGCCGCAGCAGCCGGCGGGCCGGTCCCCGGTGCGTCG
The sequence above is a segment of the Solwaraspora sp. WMMD406 genome. Coding sequences within it:
- a CDS encoding glycoside hydrolase family 65 protein; the protein is MIRERAYPVEPWHVRETRLDFDILAQSESVFALANGHIGLRGNLDEGEPHGLPGTYLNSFYELRPLPYAEAGYGFPESGQTLVNVTNGKPVRLLVDDEPFDVRYGDLISHERVLDLRAGLLDRRLEWRSPSGKSTRVRSTRLVSFTQRAVAAVCYEVEAVDEPLRIIVQSELVANEELPAQSKDPRVAAVLDQPLQAEERLVQPDGGLLIHRTKASGLRMAVAMGHEIDGPDDTKVSTEGFDDWVRTTVSCVLQPGQRLRVVKLLTYGWSSQRSLPALRDQVGAALAGARISGWDGLCAEQRKYLDDFWDHSDVRVDGDPEIQQAVRFGLFHVLQAGARAEQRPIAAKGLTGPGYDGHAFWDTEMFVLPVLTYTQPAAVASVLRWRHSTLDQARERARMLGLNGAAFPWRTIRGQECSAYWPAGTAAFHVAADIADAVRRYVQATGDAEFEREIGLELLVETARLWRSLGHHDRHGRFHIDGVTGPDEYTAVVDDNIYTNLMAQRNLLSAADCALRYADRAWVLGVDDEETAAWRDAALSMHIPYDDELGVHPQSAGFTRHQEWDFQGTPQDHYPLLLHYPYFDLYRKQVVKQADLALAMHWRGDAFTDEEKVRNFAYYERRTVRDSSLSACTQSVIAAETGHLELAHDYMGEAALMDLHDINRNTRDGIHVAALAGAWIALVAGFGGMRDHTGELSFAPRLPQRINRLEFAMMWRGMRLRVSVQRDEVTYSLRDGDPNASIDLTHHGEPITVAADKPVTKTIPTAGPSGPPPQQPAGRSPVRRSARTD